GGATAGTGTAGAAACATTTTTAAAGAGTAAACTATAATGGCGTTAAATAAGAAACCGTATAAAGGTACTAGAGACTTCTTCCCTGCAGATAAGAGAGTTCAAGATTATATTTTTTCAAAGATGAGAGAGTCTGCTAACTCTTTTGCATTTGAACCCTACGATGGTCCTATGCTTGAAGAAGTAGAACTTTATAAGGCAAAGTCTGGTGAAGAGCTTATCAATGATCAAATCTATTCCTTTACTGATAGAGGTGATCGATTTGTTGCAATTCGCCCTGAGATGACTCCGACAGTTGCTCGTATGGTTGCTCAGGTACATAGAGAAATTCCAAAGCCAATTAAGTGGTATTCTATTCCAAATTTGATGAGATATGAAAAGCCTCAAAGAGGACGTTTAAGAGAGCATTGGCAATTTAATTGCGATATCTTTGGTGCAACAGGTAGAAATGGTGAAATTGAAATACTTCAACTTATAATTCATTTAATGAAGAGCTTTGGTGCAACCTCTGAGCACTTTGAAGTTTTAATTAATGACAGAGAAATTGTTAATACTGTTTTTAATGATTTGATGAAAGTTTCTACGGAAACTTCTTATAAGCTCTACAAAATTATAGATAGAGCTAAGAAAGTATCAGCTGAAGCCTTAGATAAGATGATTGGTGAGCTCTCTCTTGAGCAGGATAGTGTAAATATTCTTAAGAGCTATCTTTCGGTCAAGAGCTTTGATGAATTATTTAGTTTTCTAGGCGAGTACGATCAAGTTGAAAAGGTCTCTGGATTTAAAGAACTTTCTGATATTGCTAAGAAAATTGGTTTAGATAAATTCTTAGTTTATGATCCTACTATTGTTAGAGGGCTAGATTATTATACTGGAATTGTCTTCGAGGTTTTTGATAAAAACCCTGAAAACAGAAGAGCACTCTGCGGTGGAGGTGCATATGCAAATCTACTACAAATCTTTAATGAAAGCCCTGTTGCTGGAGTTGGATTTGGACTAGGAGATGTGACCCTTACTGATTTTCTTATTACGCACAAGTTGTTACCTGACTTTTCTAAAAATAGTGTAGATCTCTATTTAACTTTTCAAAGTGAAGCGGCACTCGCAAAAAGTTTTGAACTTGCTGATCAGATACGTGAACTTGGTTTTAGTGTTTTAAATTCTCTTGATACTGTAAAGTTTAAAAAAGTTTTTCAGGGTGCTGATAAGAACGGAGCGCGTTTTGTGGCCCTTCTTGGGGATCAAGAACTTGAAGGAGAGTATATTCAGATCAAGAATATTGAAACAAAGGAATCATTCGAAGTTAAATTTTCAAACTTAGAAGAATTAGAGAAAATATTTAGTTAGTCTAACTTTGATTTAATACGAGGCCTCATATATGAGGCCTTTTTTATAGTGTAGAAGTGTCAAATGCTTCAGGTGGAGCTTTTTGGAAAACTATGGAAGGAACTAAACTGGCCAAAACTGTATAGATAACTAGGCCAGATAAGATATTAGTATCAACATTGAACTTCTCTTTCAAAATACTCATCATAACTAACCCAAAGATTAAAGTAGGCATAAGTGAGATAGAAATTGCTTTTCTATCATCCCAAAACTCAGAGAGATACTTCTTAATTGAGTATGTTAAAAGACCTACTCTTGTTGGAATCATAAATAAGAATAGTAAGAGTCCTATAATTAGTCCTTTCATAGTAAAGAAATCAGTAGTGATTTTTAAACCTGAAGAGAAGAAGTAGAAAGGCACAAAAATAGCAAAGAATGAGCTTAAAGAGTTTAATATACGATCAGACTCTTCACTTTCTATAAAATGTTTAAATTGACCAGCAACAACACCTGCAATAAAGGCCCCTACTAAATAGTACGTTCCAATCTTCTTCGTGATAACACCGGCTATAAATGCGACAAGGATGAGAAAAGAAACCTCAGTCTTAGGTGCATAAGGAGCGATGAATTTTAAGAATACTTTAAATATAATAGGTAGTGAGAAAATCAATAAGAGTAAAACAGCTTTAGAAATTAAAAAGCTTTTCAAGTCGCCCGATTGAAGGGCCACAAACATAATGAATATAGCAACAATCTCTTTTGAGATAGCTTGTGATTTAATCCAGTATTCTTCCGTTGGCTTAAATTGAAAAAGTTTGAGTGAATTAAGAATAAACCCTGCCGACGGAGTTAGGACACCAATAGATAAAATGAGAGCAGGTCTATAATCTAAGTCTA
The window above is part of the Halobacteriovorax sp. HLS genome. Proteins encoded here:
- the hisS gene encoding histidine--tRNA ligase, which gives rise to MALNKKPYKGTRDFFPADKRVQDYIFSKMRESANSFAFEPYDGPMLEEVELYKAKSGEELINDQIYSFTDRGDRFVAIRPEMTPTVARMVAQVHREIPKPIKWYSIPNLMRYEKPQRGRLREHWQFNCDIFGATGRNGEIEILQLIIHLMKSFGATSEHFEVLINDREIVNTVFNDLMKVSTETSYKLYKIIDRAKKVSAEALDKMIGELSLEQDSVNILKSYLSVKSFDELFSFLGEYDQVEKVSGFKELSDIAKKIGLDKFLVYDPTIVRGLDYYTGIVFEVFDKNPENRRALCGGGAYANLLQIFNESPVAGVGFGLGDVTLTDFLITHKLLPDFSKNSVDLYLTFQSEAALAKSFELADQIRELGFSVLNSLDTVKFKKVFQGADKNGARFVALLGDQELEGEYIQIKNIETKESFEVKFSNLEELEKIFS
- a CDS encoding cation:proton antiporter, which produces MDFIISSEIKYIILFSILILVPKVLLRFRIPIGISSLALGAITGISLGWFQDDQLVDVLAKLGITTLFLFAGMEVEVEEIKKDFPTISKFLFKTLLLIFFAAFIFTKVLDLDYRPALILSIGVLTPSAGFILNSLKLFQFKPTEEYWIKSQAISKEIVAIFIMFVALQSGDLKSFLISKAVLLLLIFSLPIIFKVFLKFIAPYAPKTEVSFLILVAFIAGVITKKIGTYYLVGAFIAGVVAGQFKHFIESEESDRILNSLSSFFAIFVPFYFFSSGLKITTDFFTMKGLIIGLLLFLFMIPTRVGLLTYSIKKYLSEFWDDRKAISISLMPTLIFGLVMMSILKEKFNVDTNILSGLVIYTVLASLVPSIVFQKAPPEAFDTSTL